A single Haloglycomyces albus DSM 45210 DNA region contains:
- the bluB gene encoding 5,6-dimethylbenzimidazole synthase, translated as MDLYEAVYRRRDVRAEFSGAPLPDGALERVLNAANAAPSVGMSQPWDFIVVSDSDLKRRFHTHVDEERREYASQLDAEQREKFQRIKIDGILESTLSVVVTYNADRGGPNVLGRHAIADAGLYSVCLAIENLWLAATAEELGMGWVSFYREHFLSQLLGIPDGIRPIAWLCLGPVTRLQETPDLERHRWRKRRPLEDSLHRNGW; from the coding sequence GTGGATCTTTATGAAGCCGTATACCGCCGCCGCGACGTCCGAGCGGAATTCTCCGGTGCACCGCTACCGGACGGTGCCTTGGAGCGAGTACTCAATGCCGCCAACGCCGCGCCGAGCGTAGGAATGTCACAACCTTGGGATTTCATCGTCGTATCCGATTCCGATCTCAAACGACGGTTCCATACCCATGTTGACGAGGAACGCCGTGAATACGCCTCCCAACTGGACGCCGAACAACGGGAGAAGTTCCAACGCATCAAAATCGACGGAATCCTGGAGTCCACCCTTTCCGTGGTCGTCACCTACAACGCCGATCGTGGCGGACCGAACGTTCTAGGGCGGCACGCCATCGCCGATGCGGGCCTGTATTCCGTATGCCTGGCCATCGAAAACCTCTGGCTGGCCGCCACCGCGGAAGAGCTGGGCATGGGATGGGTCTCGTTCTATCGCGAGCATTTCCTCTCACAACTGCTTGGAATACCCGACGGCATCCGCCCGATCGCGTGGCTGTGTCTGGGGCCGGTGACGCGCCTGCAGGAGACGCCGGATCTGGAGAGACACCGCTGGAGGAAGCGTCGCCCGCTGGAAGACAGCCTGCACCGCAACGGATGGTAA
- a CDS encoding winged helix-turn-helix transcriptional regulator, translating into MRSYDDGCPAAHALDIVGERWSLLIVRELLLGPKRFTDVRSGLPGASANVLSDRLRHLEAAGVVARRRLPPPAASRVYELTEWGRGLEGIIVQLLRWGARSPAIPLDTKVGTDAVILTLRSLFVPAAAQGLDLAVQLVIGERFFSAEITDRALLLNPGMIEHPHATITTDAETLKRLTIGKRSLGVALHAERAVVTGNQDLAERFLDMFRLPESAGAARPDFER; encoded by the coding sequence ATGCGTTCCTACGACGACGGATGCCCCGCCGCTCACGCGCTCGACATCGTCGGAGAACGCTGGTCACTGCTCATAGTGCGCGAACTCCTACTGGGACCGAAACGATTCACCGATGTTCGATCCGGCCTTCCGGGAGCGAGCGCGAACGTTCTCTCCGATCGACTACGGCACTTGGAGGCTGCCGGGGTGGTTGCCAGGCGGCGATTGCCTCCACCGGCGGCCAGTCGAGTATACGAGCTGACGGAGTGGGGGCGTGGTCTGGAGGGGATCATCGTGCAGCTACTGCGCTGGGGCGCACGTTCCCCGGCGATTCCACTGGACACCAAGGTCGGAACTGATGCGGTCATTCTGACCCTGCGCAGCCTCTTTGTTCCGGCTGCCGCGCAGGGACTCGATCTGGCCGTACAGTTGGTGATCGGGGAGCGCTTTTTCTCCGCTGAGATCACCGACCGGGCCCTACTTCTCAATCCGGGCATGATCGAACACCCGCACGCCACGATCACCACCGACGCGGAGACTCTGAAGCGTCTGACGATCGGTAAACGCTCCCTCGGGGTGGCCCTGCACGCCGAACGTGCCGTAGTGACGGGTAACCAGGACCTGGCGGAACGATTTCTGGACATGTTCCGACTACCCGAATCGGCGGGCGCGGCTCGTCCGGATTTCGAACGCTGA
- a CDS encoding carbonic anhydrase encodes MNVSMPDEAKQTLRGLLEGNDRFRDDRMRYRRDVEAAKRTAPSQSPKAAVFTCVDSRVMVESVFDCDFGELAVVRTAGHVPDRAAVGSLEFIATELKVDVVVVLGHQRCGAIAAALETVKESDDSTGTGFLIEQLWDPAAQALKECPDDAAPYAETLHVRKTVASLNERDKFHNVPVIGATYELDTGAVKFLDV; translated from the coding sequence ATGAACGTATCCATGCCGGACGAGGCGAAACAGACTCTGCGAGGTCTGTTGGAAGGCAACGATCGATTTCGCGACGACCGAATGCGCTACCGGCGCGATGTGGAGGCGGCGAAACGAACCGCGCCGTCACAGAGCCCAAAGGCGGCGGTGTTCACCTGTGTGGATTCGCGGGTGATGGTCGAGTCGGTTTTCGATTGTGACTTCGGCGAACTGGCGGTGGTCCGTACGGCCGGGCACGTACCGGATCGAGCGGCCGTGGGGTCGTTGGAGTTCATCGCCACCGAGTTGAAGGTCGATGTAGTCGTCGTTTTGGGACACCAACGGTGCGGGGCCATCGCGGCGGCCTTGGAGACGGTCAAGGAGTCCGACGACAGCACGGGGACCGGGTTCTTGATCGAGCAACTGTGGGATCCCGCTGCCCAGGCGCTGAAGGAGTGCCCCGACGATGCGGCTCCGTACGCCGAAACCCTGCATGTGCGGAAAACCGTCGCTTCCCTGAATGAGAGGGACAAGTTTCACAATGTCCCGGTCATCGGCGCGACTTATGAATTGGACACCGGAGCGGTCAAGTTTCTGGACGTCTGA
- a CDS encoding DUF1707 domain-containing protein, whose product MDPFNIRAGRADKRFAIDCLNEAVKRGNLPKEEYTSRRHDIISAVSVGELQQLIDDLDRLEGRDSWRYGHWRGPVQDGRELEIQRAVGVAFLIAALVVLIVVVYVVVNVINDWL is encoded by the coding sequence ATGGACCCGTTTAACATTCGTGCCGGAAGGGCGGACAAGCGATTCGCCATTGATTGTCTCAATGAAGCCGTCAAACGGGGAAACCTGCCCAAAGAGGAATATACGTCCCGCCGTCACGACATCATCAGTGCGGTTTCGGTGGGGGAACTGCAGCAACTGATCGACGACCTCGACCGCCTCGAAGGCCGCGACAGCTGGCGCTACGGCCATTGGCGCGGACCCGTTCAAGACGGTCGAGAACTGGAGATTCAGCGAGCGGTCGGCGTCGCCTTCCTCATCGCCGCTCTCGTTGTGCTCATAGTGGTCGTCTACGTCGTGGTCAATGTGATCAACGACTGGCTGTGA
- a CDS encoding pyridoxal phosphate-dependent aminotransferase: MTISATLAANETIAARRAAGRDVVPLAFGGANLPVHPALREAYASAASLADYGPVAGIKSAREALAGYFTRHDVPTDADQVLLGPGTKPLLFALLQALDGDVVVASPAWVSYAAQTAMVGSRPIRVPASAGEGGAPDPELLRPALFQAIKAGMRPRSIIVTLPDNPTGALPSETTMRGVCSVAEEFGLTIISDEIYRDLVFDQAAVPTPVQWAPDRTVVSTGLSKNFALGGWRLGGLRFSAGPTGERLMKRVRTAASEIWSTPPLPAQHAAALAWSDLPALRDRIDRSRHLHCTVASAVADIFRSYDLEVVKPRGAFYVWPDFEPWRAYLKTEHGISTSAELAEWLTEQWDVVTIPGSEFGDAPGSLTLRVAVPGLYGINDAQRTEVLEADDPLSVPWVSHALARLDTAVNGLVAADQLLTASR; encoded by the coding sequence ATGACCATCTCTGCCACACTCGCCGCCAACGAGACCATTGCCGCTCGCCGAGCAGCCGGCCGGGACGTCGTACCCCTGGCCTTCGGCGGGGCCAACCTACCCGTCCACCCCGCACTGCGGGAGGCGTACGCCAGCGCCGCCTCTCTAGCCGACTACGGCCCGGTGGCGGGTATCAAGTCCGCCCGCGAGGCGCTCGCCGGTTACTTCACCCGACATGACGTCCCTACCGATGCCGACCAGGTACTTCTCGGACCGGGTACCAAACCTCTGCTGTTCGCGCTCTTGCAAGCCCTCGATGGAGACGTGGTGGTGGCGTCTCCCGCATGGGTTTCCTACGCGGCGCAGACGGCCATGGTGGGGTCCCGCCCGATCCGGGTTCCCGCTTCCGCCGGTGAGGGCGGTGCACCTGACCCCGAACTGTTGCGGCCGGCGCTGTTCCAGGCGATCAAAGCGGGGATGCGTCCACGCAGCATCATCGTCACCCTCCCCGACAACCCCACTGGTGCCTTGCCGTCGGAAACGACCATGCGGGGCGTCTGTTCCGTGGCGGAGGAATTCGGCTTGACGATCATTAGCGATGAGATTTACCGGGACCTGGTGTTCGACCAGGCAGCGGTGCCGACGCCGGTACAATGGGCGCCCGACCGTACAGTCGTCTCCACCGGTTTGTCAAAGAACTTCGCTCTGGGAGGCTGGCGGCTCGGAGGTCTGCGATTTTCCGCGGGGCCGACAGGTGAACGCCTGATGAAGCGGGTACGAACGGCGGCCAGCGAAATCTGGTCGACTCCTCCGCTTCCGGCTCAGCACGCGGCCGCACTGGCCTGGTCCGACCTCCCGGCCCTGCGTGACCGCATTGACCGCTCCCGTCACCTGCACTGCACCGTCGCGTCGGCGGTGGCCGACATCTTTCGGTCCTATGACCTGGAAGTCGTCAAACCACGAGGGGCGTTTTACGTTTGGCCGGATTTCGAGCCGTGGCGCGCCTACCTTAAGACGGAACACGGCATTTCCACCTCCGCTGAGCTGGCCGAGTGGCTGACCGAACAGTGGGACGTGGTGACCATTCCGGGGTCGGAATTCGGTGACGCTCCCGGGAGTTTGACGCTGCGTGTCGCCGTTCCCGGTTTGTACGGGATCAACGATGCCCAACGCACCGAGGTCTTGGAAGCGGACGACCCGCTGTCGGTGCCGTGGGTATCGCACGCTTTGGCCCGTCTCGACACGGCCGTCAACGGTCTGGTAGCGGCCGACCAGCTGCTCACAGCCAGTCGTTGA
- a CDS encoding LysR family transcriptional regulator, with translation MLGVSRLSLLYEFASHGSIRATAVSTGQTPSAVSQQLRALEDEVGVALLERTARSARLTDAGRRLVEHAGAILDAIAAAEADVASVDATPQGEVTVSATPSVAVALAGSVLKRLRRYKKLTLVLRQQPNVSEAEGRVKAGQLDIALIDDWTGLRRSDKEGPLTYHYLLRDPLMAVLPKDHPLAANKRVSLRQLAGQPWIASPEGEPSRLAMERLWRRESIAAPLSVFEGLDTILMLVAKGLGVTVAPWMATLERKGIVVRPLVGAAPGREIYAVHRTASTGRPSVMTVLQALHHAARVL, from the coding sequence ATGCTCGGAGTTTCGCGCCTCAGTCTGCTATACGAATTCGCCTCCCACGGCTCAATTCGGGCAACAGCCGTTTCTACTGGTCAAACCCCCTCAGCGGTGTCACAACAATTGCGAGCCTTGGAAGACGAAGTCGGTGTTGCCCTGCTGGAGCGGACGGCCCGTTCGGCACGCCTCACCGATGCCGGTCGTCGCCTGGTGGAACATGCGGGCGCCATTTTGGACGCCATTGCCGCCGCGGAAGCCGATGTGGCCTCCGTGGACGCCACCCCGCAAGGCGAAGTGACGGTATCGGCCACCCCGTCGGTTGCGGTGGCGCTCGCCGGTTCGGTGTTGAAACGGTTGCGCCGGTACAAAAAGCTGACCTTGGTTCTGCGGCAGCAACCGAACGTGTCCGAAGCGGAGGGACGAGTCAAGGCGGGACAGTTGGACATCGCCCTGATCGATGATTGGACCGGATTGCGGCGTTCCGATAAGGAGGGTCCGTTGACCTATCATTACCTGTTGCGGGATCCGTTGATGGCGGTGCTTCCGAAAGATCATCCGTTGGCCGCGAATAAGCGGGTATCGTTGCGCCAATTGGCAGGACAGCCGTGGATAGCCTCTCCGGAAGGCGAGCCGTCGCGTTTGGCCATGGAGCGGCTCTGGAGACGTGAGTCCATTGCCGCGCCGCTATCGGTGTTCGAAGGTCTGGACACGATTCTCATGCTTGTCGCCAAGGGGCTCGGTGTGACCGTCGCGCCTTGGATGGCGACACTGGAACGTAAAGGTATCGTCGTTCGGCCCTTGGTCGGTGCGGCACCCGGCCGTGAGATCTATGCGGTGCATCGGACCGCTTCGACCGGGCGCCCTTCCGTCATGACGGTGTTGCAGGCCCTGCACCACGCCGCTCGGGTGCTGTAA
- a CDS encoding YibE/F family protein codes for MSHNHHTHTTGNDTVPRRALWILIPAALATLIGLVWLWPIDYSAADVEHNDEYKADVLAVNEMECPEGQGELAVPGPCGEVAIRLMSGPDQGKETIVDLPSGPGAPTVDVGDSVIVMHLPGAMDGTVYHIIDHERSSVLWAALIAFALAIIAFGRWKGLRSLLSLAITFAVLLLFIIPAILNGSSPLTVAVVGASAIMLVSIFVTHGWNRSATVAVLGTLSALLVTGVLAAAATSLANLTGIVDEDTSNLSLNFDLDMSGLLLAGILIGALGVIDDITVSQAATVDELAKANPKWTIGHLFRSGTRVGTDHITSVVNTLVLAYAGASLPLLVLIVGSDSPVGQVLTNELIAAEILRSVVGTLGLIAAVPITTYLAAVFIRKGRSSHHDPDDDPLTPPTRRRKRISEEPSWDEDLPYPPGHL; via the coding sequence GTGAGCCACAACCATCACACCCACACAACCGGAAACGACACCGTCCCACGCCGCGCACTCTGGATACTGATACCCGCCGCGCTGGCCACCCTTATCGGGCTCGTCTGGCTCTGGCCGATCGACTATTCCGCCGCCGACGTTGAACACAACGACGAGTACAAGGCCGACGTCTTGGCCGTCAATGAAATGGAATGTCCCGAAGGTCAAGGTGAACTCGCCGTACCCGGGCCCTGTGGTGAGGTGGCCATCCGGCTCATGAGCGGACCCGATCAGGGGAAGGAAACCATCGTGGATCTGCCGTCCGGGCCGGGCGCGCCGACGGTGGACGTCGGTGACTCCGTCATCGTCATGCATCTCCCCGGCGCCATGGACGGAACCGTCTATCACATCATCGACCACGAACGTTCGTCCGTCCTGTGGGCGGCGCTGATCGCCTTCGCTCTCGCCATCATCGCCTTCGGGCGCTGGAAGGGCCTGCGATCCCTGTTGAGCCTGGCGATCACCTTCGCAGTATTGCTCCTGTTCATCATTCCCGCCATTCTCAACGGCTCATCACCGTTGACCGTCGCCGTCGTCGGGGCCTCGGCGATCATGTTGGTGTCGATCTTCGTGACGCACGGATGGAACCGCAGTGCGACAGTGGCGGTACTGGGAACTCTGAGCGCCCTCCTTGTGACCGGAGTCCTCGCGGCCGCCGCGACTTCGCTGGCCAATCTCACCGGCATCGTCGACGAGGACACCAGCAACCTCAGCCTCAACTTTGATCTCGACATGTCGGGGCTGCTATTGGCGGGCATTCTGATCGGTGCTCTGGGTGTTATCGACGACATCACCGTCTCCCAAGCCGCCACAGTGGACGAACTGGCCAAGGCCAATCCCAAATGGACCATCGGTCACCTGTTCCGCTCGGGAACCCGAGTGGGTACCGACCACATCACCTCAGTGGTCAACACCCTTGTACTGGCCTACGCGGGAGCCTCCCTGCCCCTATTGGTTCTGATCGTCGGTTCCGACTCCCCGGTCGGGCAGGTACTCACCAACGAACTGATCGCGGCAGAGATTCTACGCTCCGTGGTAGGAACCCTGGGGCTGATCGCGGCCGTCCCGATCACCACCTACCTGGCAGCCGTCTTCATTCGCAAAGGCCGCTCGTCCCACCATGATCCGGACGACGATCCGCTCACACCACCCACACGGCGACGCAAGCGAATCTCCGAAGAGCCGTCGTGGGACGAGGATCTGCCATACCCGCCCGGCCACCTCTAG
- a CDS encoding maleylpyruvate isomerase family mycothiol-dependent enzyme, translating to MSIGDQIDVIQNEGARIVSIADATSLDHPVPSCPTWCLRDLIRHIGISHRWSTYIVGQRRHNEPDPTAFTQFVGPLPNDDQLSEWAMQGVLDLCDTLGKAPDDLRCWQSFAAPSSLEFWTRRQVHETTIHRVDAELTLGDEISEIHPLYALDGIDEMLMGFQSRSSTLLRTIRPTCIHLQASDVPHTRGDWYIHLSHMPPLVTSYPTLPPESAVRGPAELLYLSLWNRLPFQDLDCVGDRYPLQLWAELSPVVWSVPIDV from the coding sequence ATGAGTATTGGGGATCAGATCGACGTGATACAGAACGAGGGGGCACGCATCGTCAGCATAGCCGATGCCACCTCCCTTGACCATCCCGTACCGTCGTGCCCCACCTGGTGCCTACGCGATCTCATTCGACACATTGGAATCTCACATCGTTGGTCGACCTATATTGTCGGCCAACGCCGACACAACGAACCCGACCCCACCGCTTTTACACAGTTCGTCGGCCCGCTTCCCAATGACGACCAGCTCAGCGAGTGGGCCATGCAGGGTGTGCTCGACCTCTGCGACACCTTGGGAAAAGCCCCCGACGACCTGCGATGTTGGCAGTCGTTCGCCGCCCCGAGCAGCCTGGAGTTCTGGACGCGCCGCCAGGTACACGAGACCACGATCCACCGAGTCGACGCCGAGCTCACCCTCGGAGACGAGATATCCGAAATCCATCCGCTGTACGCCCTCGACGGCATCGACGAAATGTTGATGGGATTTCAAAGCCGCAGCTCCACCCTGTTGCGAACCATCCGCCCCACCTGCATTCACCTGCAAGCCAGCGACGTCCCCCACACTCGCGGTGACTGGTACATTCATCTCAGTCACATGCCGCCCCTGGTGACCTCCTACCCCACCCTGCCCCCGGAATCAGCCGTGCGGGGTCCGGCCGAACTGCTGTACCTTTCCCTGTGGAACCGACTCCCCTTCCAGGATCTCGACTGTGTCGGAGACCGGTATCCGCTGCAACTGTGGGCCGAGCTGTCTCCGGTCGTTTGGTCCGTTCCCATCGACGTATGA